A window of Mycolicibacterium holsaticum DSM 44478 = JCM 12374 genomic DNA:
GTGTGGACCGACGGACCGCTGACCCGCGCGGTCAAGGCCGGCGCGATCTGCTACCTCGACGAGGTGGTCGAAGCGCGCCACGACTCACTTGCCGTGCTGCACTCGCTGACCGACCACCGACGCACGCTCTACCTCGACCGGGCCGACGAAGTCGTCCAAGCGCCGGAGACGTTCATGCTGGTGTGCTCGTACAACCCCGCCTACCGAAGCTCGCTCAAGGAACTCAAGCCGTCGTTTCGGCAGCGGTTCGTCACCCTGCCGATGAGATATCTCCCGCCCGACCGCGAGGCCGAGGTCATCGTCGCCGAAACGGGCATACCGCTGCCGGCCGCGAGCCGGCTGGTCGCGTGCGCCACCGCCATCCGCACCGCCGACGAGGCGTTTCATTTCGAACCGCCCTCGACCCGTGTCCTGGTCACCGCCGCACACCTGATCGCCGCGGGCGCGACCGAACTGGATGCCGCCGAGGCCTGCATTCTCGCGCCGTTGTCCAGTGATGGCGCGGTCACCGACGGCCTGCGCGAGGTGGCGGTGGCCAGTCTGGCCGGTGCAGACAACTCGAGCACCCCGCACTAGGAAGGAATCCCCATGGATCCCAAGGAGAAGCAGCGCAAGAAGGCGCTCATCATTCTGCAGATCGTCATCTACGGCTATCTGCTGGCGATGTTCCTCATCCAGCTCTACATGTCGTTCGAACGCGGATGGTGGTCGCTGTGAGCGCTACGGCCACCGTCAGCCTCGAGGATCACCACGAAGAATCCCGGCTCGCTCAACGTCGAGCCGACAAGTGGATGATCGCGGGTGCCGCGCTGATGGGCATGTGGGCACCGGGCCTGATCGGGTTCCCGATCTTCATGCGCGGCGTCTGGCTGCAACGTCAGGCTGCCCGCGCCGGCCTGTCGGTCCGGCCGATGATCGTGACCCTCATCGGATACCTGGTGTTGATCGACGGCATGCTCAACAGCCTGGGCTGGGCGCTGGACCTGGTCGCCAACCACACGTTGATCAACCGGGTGTTGATGATCGGCTGGGGCCACATGTTCGACGCCGCCTACTTCTGGCACTACAACGAGCCCTGGGTCGGTGGGTCTGCGGTGCCCGGCGAAAAGGCCTATGTCGCAGGGCTGATCCTCAC
This region includes:
- a CDS encoding CbbQ/NirQ/NorQ/GpvN family protein, giving the protein MTTDTYYSNGNEIELFEQAYHRRLPVMLTGPTGCGKTRLVEHMGVLLRRPVVTISCHDDLTSSDLVGRFMVTGGDVVWTDGPLTRAVKAGAICYLDEVVEARHDSLAVLHSLTDHRRTLYLDRADEVVQAPETFMLVCSYNPAYRSSLKELKPSFRQRFVTLPMRYLPPDREAEVIVAETGIPLPAASRLVACATAIRTADEAFHFEPPSTRVLVTAAHLIAAGATELDAAEACILAPLSSDGAVTDGLREVAVASLAGADNSSTPH